In the genome of Populus trichocarpa isolate Nisqually-1 chromosome 10, P.trichocarpa_v4.1, whole genome shotgun sequence, the window ACTCTCTAGCTGAAACTAAAACCAACACAAACTAGGGATTCAACAAAATCATATGTTAAGATCTAAGCCCAAACAAAACATTCATAAGCCCATAAAACACCTATTTAAGTGGGTTTCAGCAAAATCATAACCTAAGAAACTTATCAAGCTAGGGCCCAAGGTTAAACTTATCTACACCAACCCATTACTATAGCAAGAAGGAAACATTTGTTGGACATAACTCTTCAACGTGAAGGTTGTCGAAATGGTTGGGGATGGATTGAAGTAGTGGCAGAGCCACATAGGGAtaaaagggggcaattgcccctttaacttttttttttaattaaaatattaatatattagtttagGGAATTGTTACTGCAgggaaggaaaaaggaaagttgttattgtttataattgttgacttatatattaatataatataatatatacacaGCTCATTCCacaaattttttccttttttccttttgtttctatatcAAATCAATGGTACCGGCTTAAAAATATGGAATCCCCTGACTAACAAAGAGTATTTTTTTGTTCCCTGTCTTTGCTACTTTGTTCTTTTCATGAGCTGCTGTTCTCTGCCTCTCTCGTATGCAAATTTCTCATCaggtaaattttctttattttttctatttatttcattgtttaattttaattttattcttttataattagttattaaacatattagggtttatgataatttacgggttttgatatgaatatgttcaaaataaatgtttaaatatactaatttaatcaattaaatgtttcttttcttattataaaggaataaattaatatcCATGCAAAACCACTATTCTTGACATCTCTTGCATTGACAGAGtagtttattgaatttaatattttcacatgacttgtttgtaagtaaaatatcaagtagaaaacatgtttttcaagaaTTGTTTCTCTTACACGTACACTAGGCATTGCTCCTCaattaaatatctaaaaatgattaagtataatttaatcaacatacttattatatgcatatagatatgaattgaaatgggttttgattttgatgaattgatgtgtattttgctatgaatttcatatggaagatttagaattattgtgtAACTCGGAACAGAGAACAGAAGCAGTCATTTTAACAGATATTATggaatcttttaattttgtgttcatGCTTCATTGTTTGAGAAGGATACTAGAAGTTACTAACGAGTTCTCACaagcattacaaagaaaagatcaagacATAGAAAATGctatgagtttattgaaaacatcaaaggaACGATTCAAAATGATGAGAGAGAATGATTGGGAATCTTTACTGGAAGAAGTGTCATCTTTTTGCATCAGACatgatattgatattattaacaATGAGGGggtaaattattaacaaatactatATTATGTAGATATGCattagaaatcaattcaaaacatatatactaattcatatcaagtaaaattaatttaaaatacttttaaactgaaaaaacttacattataattgttctcttcgagttttcatattttgaaaccGCTTCATAATAGCTTCAATATCAATCTTATCGAAGATATCTTTCTCAATGTATACAACCAAACTATCATTCATCCACTTATCTCCCATCCTATTTCGCAATCTACTCTTGACAATATGCGTAGCAGAAAAAACTCTCTCCACTACAGCAGTTGCAACTGGTAGAAGTAATGACAATTTGATAAGCATATATACTAATGGAAATATcaaattcttctttgtttttatcattttctctaCAAGACTAGCAATACCTTTAATACCAGAGAACTCACCACCACCACATCGATTAATAATATACGTATCAAGTTGGTCACTAAGTACCACAAGATCCACTATAGAGAATTCACTAGGATAAAAAAGAGCAAGGCAAATAagcttttctttgttgaaagcAGAGAAAGAGTCACTTGGGTTTAAACATGCCACACAAAGAAGTAACTTTGTACTCGTCTCAGTAAAACAATCATCCAACTCAGTAAGctgcatgtcaatgatattgttAAACAATTCATAACGGAAATGGTGTAGGTTTGTAATCCCTTGAGATTTTCGCATTGAACGCCCACGAAGCTTGTACTCATCATCCATGTTTAGAATATCAATATCATGTCTGATGCAAAAAGATGACACTTCTTCCAGTAAAGATTCCCAATCATTCTCTCTCATCATTTTGAATCGTtcctttgatgttttcaataaactcatagCATTTTCTATgtcttgatcttttctttgtaatgcttGTGAGAACTCGTTAGTAACTTCTAGTATCCTTCTCAAACAATGAAGCatgaacacaaaattaaaagattccATAATATCTGTTAAAACGACTGCTTCTGTTCTCTGTTCTGAGTTCATCCCATCCTCCCTTATAATCTCAAGCACATCAAGAACTGATGAAAACATTGCAAGTAGATGAATAATTGTAACATAGTGGGAGCCCCAACGGGTATCACCATACCTTCTAAGAGAAGTTTCTTGATTCAAGCCTCGTCCATtagaaatttctttattttcaagtcCTTCAATAATTCTAGcatattgtttttctctaaTCACCTCCATCCTTTTTCATGATGCTCCAACTATGTTTATAATgccagaaataaaattgaagacatCTCTAACTTCATTATGCTTCTTTATAACAGCCACAAGAGTCAATTGAAGTTTGTGAGCAAAACAATGTACACAATATGCATTTGGATTGCTATTTAGAATAAGTGCTTTCAAGCCATTGAATTCACCTCACATGTTACTAGCTCCATCATATCCCTGACCACGCAATCTTGATATGCTTAGCCTATGTTTAGAAAACAAAGCTTCAATAGCTGTCTTGAGTGAACTAGCAGTTGCATCTCGCACATGTTGAATGCCAAAAAAACGTTCAATTATATGTCCATTGTTGTCTACATATCATACAACAACTACCATTTGTTCCTTGATTGATATGTCAAGTGactcatcaattaaaattgaaaataatgagTCACCTAGATCTTTGATAATCACATTTGTAATCTCCTCTGCAGCAGCTTGAGTAATGTCTTTTTGAATATCTGGAGAAGTCAATTTGTTATGTCTAGGAGCTTCACTGAAAGTAACTCTTTTAATAGCTTTATTATTTCTGGAAAGGAAATGCAAGAGCTCTAGATAATTTCCTTGTTGCTTGAACATTCACATTCATCATGGCCACGAAATGGAAGTCTTTGGTGCAACAAAAAACGATCACACTCTATTGAAGCATTCAATCGAGTTCGATAATCACTTTGACTCTTTACTGTCTGATCAGATAACAAAGTCatgatactttgtttttcattcatcaaattcTCACATTTTATCCGAGCTGCATTGTGACTACTATTAGACTTTCCaatatgaagatcaaatctttccttttttttccaatttgaaaaCCCATCACCCACAAACGAATCAACACCCCCTTTTGACTTGAAGAGGTAACAATACAAGCAAAAGGCAGCATCTTTGGCTATGCTGTGCTTTAACCATGTTGGGTATGCACCAAATCAAGCCGGATTAAAGCGTCGTAGTGTTGATATATTcccaaattgtttttgaggaaAATCACAGTATGAAGGTTGACAAGGACCTTTTTATAGATAAGCTCTTCGGATTGCATCTCTATCATTTATATGGTATTCATAAATTGATCTTCTTAAGCCAGGGTCAGCAAGGAGAGTGTCGGGGTTGATTTCAATATGActtttctttgaacttgattgagttacGTGACTTGAAGCTTTGATTGACTCTTCATCCTCAAGGAATTTACGCTTGAAATACTTGTCTagtgacatgttaatttaatatgaacctgctggattttttaatcatcattagtgtctacataataattaacacaactacacaataattcactgttaaataaaaatcagttgagttacacaataattctaaatcttccatatgaaattcatagcaaaatacacatcaattcatcaaaatcaaaacctatttcatttcatatctatatgcatataataagtatgttgattaaattatacttaatcattTCTAGATATTTAATTGAGGAGCAATGTCTAGTGTATGTGTAAGAGGAACAATTATTGTAAAACATGCTTTCTGcttgatattttacttacaaacaaatcatgtgaaaatattaaatttcaataaactactctGCCAATGCAAGAGATGTCAAGAATAGTGGTTTTGCATGgatattaatttattcctttataataagaaaagaaacatttaattgattaaattagcagatttaaacatttattttgaacatatttgaacatatttatatcaaaacccctaaattatcataaatcctaatattttcaataaataattataaaagaataaaattaaaattaaaaaataaaataaatagaaaaaataaagaaaatttacctAGAATATaaagcaaaaagcaaaaagcaaaaagattAATTGCTTAACTATACTTGATGAGAAATTTGCATACGGGAGAGGCAGGGAACAACAGCTCATAAAAAGAACAAAGCAGCAAAGGCAGGGGACGAAAAATACTCTTTGTTAGTCAGGGGACTCCATATTTTTAAGCCGGTCCTATTGATTTGATAtagaaacaaaagggaaaaaggaaaagatttgAGGAATGAgctgtatatattatattatattatattatattatattaacatataagtcaacaataataaacaataacaacTTTCTTCCGTGCAGTAACAATTCActaaactaatatattaatattttaatataaaaaaaagttaagagggcaattgcccccttttgTTCTCTGTTGCTCCGCCACTGCTGATGAGAAGGAATGGCTGGAATGTTGGAGCTGACGctggagaagaagaaatctcaCTATTGCTGGGTTTCTGGATTTTCGCAGCTGCTAGAGGAcgtcacataaaaaaattaatatttaattattcatcggtaaaattgtttgtaaaaaaaccctaaattaacaAACTAGAATCTCTAAAATCATAGCAGAGgtgcacatttttttttttctcttctcctcccaaatcttcatctttccttctcttatctctctctttctatcctCAAcctattatcttctcttctcttttttttttccacgtgCAAGTATGTCTTCTACTCTCTTCTCTCTtgtccttctcttcttctttattaatttagtGATTTGTtcggacttttttttttctctttttaggcTCAGGAAAACTcaacattaaggtaagattcttcttctttttttctctcttttttgtgtttttgttttcatttttttatatttttctactattaataattgtataaatgttattgactgtttatatatcatataaaagcataaataatataaaagaaatattcttAACACATCCCTAATTTATATAGTatcttattgatattttattttgacaatgaaaattactttgaaaaaatggtcaaaaaatcaataatttaatttaatgaaaaatgataaaattatattaaagtttatgtaattattaaatcatataattagtttatagagagagaggaggggttTGATTAACCTCTTCAAAGAGTGAGGAGGTTAACATTGcatccctttttttaaaaacaaaaatatccaaTTACCTCTTTCATGTTTTGGTCCCTAAATGTTGAGAGAGAAAGTtactaaaaaatagaaagagagagaatgtAAAGTCGTGGcctattataattattataacttGGATAATCAAGAAACATGATGAAAATTTTGATGTATAAAGATTTTGTTatacagattaaaaaaaatacttgtgattatttaatgaataaaaataaatgatactgtcataacccaatttttgatcattttattttaattattattattattttatttactgaaaaggataaaaaaaatgatgatgatgataaaaaaaataataatgataaaaaaacaagtaaaatgagataaatgaagaatgaattaaaatttgggttaagggcaacatgattagaagttttggggtttaattaaactttggaattaatctaattaatccaatcaagggtttaattggagaattgataagttttgagacttaattgagcttgaaattaatttaattaatccaattaagggtttaattggagaattgataagttttgagacttaattaagcttggaattaatttaattaatccaatcaggggcttaattggagaatcgataagttttagacttaattggactttggatttaattaaattaatgaaatcagggacttaattgaagaaatagcaaagtttggggttaattgggggcaCGATTGCAAAacagattaaagtccaaggattAGTTTGTAAAAAGCGCTGAAAAAAAggggtccaattacaatttatccagGGGCTTGATTACACGATTTCAGAACTTCAGTGACTAGATTGCAAATGGCCATTCCCATCAcacaaacggcgccgtttctagAAATCAGTCGTCGCCTTCTTCGTCTCCTTCCACAGGAACGGTTTCTGCAGTAATGGCTTTGAAGCCGTTTCAATTGTAGAGATGcttggcattctctggctataaagccagagaagatGAGAGAGCGCAGGGGGGGGAATCACAgaaacgaaaggaaaaaaagagagccacGAATAGAGGGGGAccagaaataaaaaaggaagaaacgCTGAAACAGGCCGGAGAGATTGCTGGCCCTCCTTCGGAACTCCAGCTTAGGGGATTCCAATTTCCCCTCTCCCCAGAGCACAGGCTCAACACACCAAACGCACAGAGACATAGCAGAGGAAATGAAGCAGACTCAGGGGGGAGAAAACGAACACCAAAGGAAGGAAACAGAGGACTAAACCCAGCTTTGGTTTAGTCCCAGAATTCAAGCATAACACAGAATAAAACAgagcaagaaaacaaagaaaaaaacaagcagaAAAGGAAGAATCACCCGAGAGAACCGACATCGTCATCTTTTTAATTCCTTCATCTCAAGAACTGAGAAAACAGAGGAacgcagaaaaaaaaaaagcagaaaaggCGGTGGGCAAGGCAGCAAAGGAAAGCAGAAGGGAAGAACCTAAGCAGAGGAAGGCCACCGTGACCAGCACCATTGTTGCTACTGCTTTCGATTTTTTTCAGAACCAGGTAAGTAAGCTTCACTTCCcccacttttcattttaattcactcCCTTTACCTGCACATGCACGCGTGATTTAATTCACGCGTGCTTTAtgttgcccagccgggtcactggcttgggccagtgaccgggccgggccgggctggctgggtccagcccagcccccACATGGGCTGAGCTAGGCCCAGCccccaaaaacataaataataaaaaatagaaaaagaaaaaaaataaaaaagaaaaaaaagaaaaaatatgtatgcataaataaaaataatataaatttattggtttattcactgacgccagagtcaggaataaaaataccggtttaaatttatattatttttattcattatattttattttatttagctagaaaaataaaaatatgtggatgtgtaaaaataaatttattttatttgtttattcactgacgccagagtcaggaataaaaatattgatccaaatttattttatagctacgtaatatttaccaacgccagagttggaattattcgtagttgaatattcactggcgccagagtcaggaatattgcaAGTAAACCATCAGAGtataaaccaataaatatttagcaatttaagacaaaatcagcaatgcagtttgcctcaggcagaacgtttaaggggtgataatatcttcccttttacgtaaccaatcccgtaccatagaatctctgttgaccagttagggttcctagtgaccataatactaggtggcgactccttaaacaagaccttttccccTTAAAGAAccagatgccagaaatctgttctttttccataattcaagagaaatattttttagggccgccgcgatgtcgggtgcgacagatACAATATTTACACCGAAGTTAGCTTGGAAATGTTAAATATTCAGCGCAAAATGGTATAAAAACACTGAGGATTAAATGGAAATGACTAGTTTCCTGGTTTGAAAACTAGTGGTGCCAATAAAATTGGCCACCGTAAACTCCACCTTGTAAAC includes:
- the LOC7477221 gene encoding uncharacterized protein LOC7477221, giving the protein MEVIREKQYARIIEGLENKEISNGRGLNQETSLRRYGDTRWGSHYVTIIHLLAMFSSVLDVLEIIREDGMNSEQRTEAVVLTDIMESFNFVFMLHCLRRILEVTNEFSQALQRKDQDIENAMSLLKTSKERFKMMRENDWESLLEEVSSFCIRHDIDILNMDDEYKLRGRSMRKSQGITNLHHFRYELFNNIIDMQLTELDDCFTETSTKLLLCVACLNPSDSFSAFNKEKLICLALFYPSEFSIVDLVVLSDQLDTYIINRCGGGEFSGIKGIASLVEKMIKTKKNLIFPLVYMLIKLSLLLPVATAVVERVFSATHIVKSRLRNRMGDKWMNDSLVVYIEKDIFDKIDIEAIMKRVGTPNVLLLATVRWTPVTVTIVPCQTPRAPKNRTDEGLKKGAHFSTIILAMKTSMKLFGVTQQEGESIRAYLKRFNEKMLNIEELLEPLALEDLIKGSSLRLTHSLGDAKRPLTSPGVNLKSLHSLVQS